The following coding sequences are from one candidate division WOR-3 bacterium window:
- a CDS encoding ABC transporter substrate-binding protein, translating into MRSLLKGLLILTLILIIFCQTGEKKLKIGLIAPLTGDVKTFGESVKNAFLLAIEEVNQKGGILGKKIEYVICDDKNDPTEAANAAYKLINQDKVNAIIGSVASKASIPVSEICEQSKIVMITPTSTNPKVTVKEDGTRKRYIFRACFIDPFQGKVAASFALNNLKAKTAAVLYDVGNDYVKGLAEFFKTAFEEGGGKVVLFESYQKDDVDFSALLTKVKQSNPDILFLPDYYTKVGLIAKQARQLGITSTLMGGDGWDSPELSKIAGEAIEGGYFTNHYSPEDPRIEVQEWVKKYQERYGKVPDALATLAYDATILLLTAIQKANSFEPEKIREALNEIKEFNTVSGKIVFDENGNPIKDAVIMQYKNGKACYVATIHP; encoded by the coding sequence ATGAGAAGTTTATTAAAAGGTCTTTTAATTCTTACTTTAATTCTTATTATCTTTTGTCAAACAGGGGAAAAGAAATTGAAAATTGGGTTGATTGCTCCATTGACCGGTGATGTGAAGACGTTTGGTGAATCGGTAAAGAATGCCTTTTTATTGGCGATTGAAGAGGTTAATCAAAAAGGTGGCATTTTGGGCAAAAAGATTGAATATGTTATCTGCGATGATAAAAATGATCCAACGGAAGCAGCAAATGCGGCATATAAATTAATTAATCAAGATAAAGTAAACGCGATAATCGGCTCAGTGGCTTCTAAGGCATCAATTCCAGTTTCGGAGATCTGTGAACAAAGTAAGATTGTGATGATAACACCAACTTCTACCAATCCAAAGGTAACTGTAAAAGAAGATGGAACAAGAAAAAGATATATCTTTCGTGCCTGTTTTATTGATCCTTTTCAAGGAAAAGTAGCAGCCAGTTTTGCTTTAAACAATCTAAAGGCTAAAACCGCTGCTGTGCTTTATGATGTTGGTAACGATTATGTAAAAGGGCTTGCAGAATTCTTTAAAACTGCCTTTGAAGAAGGTGGTGGAAAAGTAGTACTTTTTGAATCTTATCAAAAAGATGATGTCGATTTTTCTGCCCTTTTAACAAAAGTAAAACAATCAAATCCTGATATACTCTTTTTACCTGATTATTATACGAAGGTTGGCTTGATTGCTAAGCAGGCAAGACAATTAGGTATAACTTCTACTTTGATGGGTGGTGATGGTTGGGATTCGCCGGAACTTTCCAAAATTGCTGGTGAGGCGATTGAAGGTGGTTATTTTACTAATCACTATTCACCGGAAGACCCAAGAATAGAAGTGCAAGAATGGGTAAAAAAATATCAAGAAAGATACGGCAAGGTACCAGATGCCTTAGCGACCCTTGCCTATGATGCCACAATTTTACTATTGACCGCAATTCAAAAGGCAAATTCTTTTGAACCGGAGAAGATAAGGGAAGCATTAAATGAGATAAAAGAGTTTAATACTGTTTCCGGTAAAATCGTCTTTGATGAGAATGGTAATCCGATAAAGGATGCAGTAATTATGCAGTATAAAAATGGTAAGGCTTGTTATGTGGCTACTATTCATCCTTAA
- the pgsC gene encoding poly-gamma-glutamate biosynthesis protein PgsC, with product MVIIEGIGLGMLLSFFMTETIGLAAGGIVVPGYLALNLHHPFKIILTFFIALLVYLINLILSKYVILYGRRLLLISVILGYLFGYLFKLFPPITYQKQMLNWEVIGYVIPGLLAYWSQRQGIIETFSTALVGSVITRLILILINSGKVFIFK from the coding sequence ATGGTAATAATTGAAGGTATTGGTTTAGGAATGCTTCTAAGTTTTTTTATGACCGAAACAATTGGTTTAGCGGCTGGCGGAATTGTCGTACCTGGCTATTTGGCTTTAAATCTTCATCATCCCTTTAAAATTATTTTAACCTTTTTTATTGCCTTATTAGTATATTTAATTAATCTTATCCTTTCTAAATATGTAATCCTTTATGGAAGAAGATTGCTTTTAATTTCAGTAATTTTAGGTTATCTTTTTGGCTATCTATTTAAACTATTTCCACCAATAACTTATCAAAAACAAATGTTAAATTGGGAAGTTATTGGCTATGTTATTCCTGGCCTCTTAGCCTATTGGTCGCAAAGACAAGGAATTATCGAAACCTTTTCTACTGCTTTGGTAGGTAGTGTGATTACCCGTCTTATTTTGATTTTAATTAACAGTGGAAAAGTTTTTATTTTTAAATGA
- a CDS encoding prolyl oligopeptidase family serine peptidase gives MPFLIFLLSISQIFYCDSDTDCFYIPKKRTKKKLPALLVLSCTGAKKEDLDSLIFIAESLGFILFSCHKSRNHRDFLLNDKDILKTYQKLIKKYSYVDTSKIFIYGFSGMGAQALLSNFLHPEIFKGAISVCAPSLPSSLIKPDKLKKHIFYLITRKRDWNFYHNINLHEYFKRNNIKDTLVITEGEHEIGNKFELYKALSWLKNKF, from the coding sequence ATGCCTTTCCTTATTTTCCTTTTATCTATTTCCCAAATCTTTTATTGCGATAGTGATACCGATTGTTTTTATATACCGAAAAAGAGAACAAAAAAGAAATTGCCTGCCTTACTTGTTTTAAGTTGCACAGGTGCAAAAAAGGAAGATTTGGATTCCTTAATTTTTATTGCCGAAAGTCTTGGCTTTATTTTGTTCTCTTGCCATAAAAGTAGAAACCACCGAGATTTCCTTTTAAACGATAAGGATATTTTAAAAACTTATCAAAAATTAATAAAAAAATATTCTTATGTTGATACTTCTAAGATTTTTATTTATGGCTTTTCTGGAATGGGTGCCCAAGCATTACTTTCTAATTTTTTACATCCAGAAATCTTTAAGGGCGCTATTTCCGTATGCGCTCCTTCTTTACCGTCCTCTCTTATTAAACCTGATAAACTAAAAAAACATATATTTTATTTAATAACCCGAAAAAGGGACTGGAACTTTTATCATAATATAAATCTCCACGAATATTTTAAGAGAAATAATATCAAAGATACATTAGTGATAACCGAAGGCGAACACGAAATTGGTAATAAATTTGAATTATATAAAGCATTATCCTGGCTCAAAAATAAGTTCTAA
- a CDS encoding glycosyltransferase family 1 protein: MKILLVSRWNATCGISMHAELIGREWAKKYELKVLAPYLETAIDWYHVVIENPDEDYVIRGYEQPKERWGEGKIDEIIFGDFDVIVFEGGSHLLPIKTLLKIFPQLKAKKVYVCHDAALRWFSDDFFKLNFDAIVVFDYRYQEMLLDKYPKEKIYIIPYPCYPIVKGDKYKLREELNIEKDKIVFFTFGRQPLNEYEDYFWLVEKLKDRYNIKYLILRSSKDKDERFPESKVLEIRRGAPPNETIFKYLLAVDIHLIPKRKDQQDIVVSSTVCQTLGTLTPIVFPDTRYVELLDKEVVKYKDKKDLEEKVIRLIEDENYRKEIISAQEKYVKENSAEIIAEKFIQLFKKL; the protein is encoded by the coding sequence ATGAAAATCTTATTAGTCTCCCGTTGGAATGCTACTTGTGGTATTAGTATGCATGCTGAACTTATTGGTAGAGAATGGGCAAAGAAATATGAATTAAAAGTTTTAGCACCCTATTTAGAAACAGCAATCGATTGGTATCACGTTGTTATTGAAAACCCTGATGAAGATTATGTGATTCGTGGTTATGAACAACCAAAAGAACGATGGGGCGAAGGAAAAATTGATGAAATAATCTTTGGCGATTTCGATGTAATTGTTTTTGAAGGTGGTTCTCATTTATTGCCAATAAAGACTTTATTAAAAATATTTCCTCAATTAAAAGCAAAAAAAGTATATGTTTGCCACGATGCTGCATTAAGATGGTTTTCTGACGATTTCTTTAAACTAAATTTTGATGCCATTGTTGTCTTTGATTATCGTTATCAAGAAATGCTTTTAGACAAATACCCCAAGGAAAAGATTTATATTATCCCTTATCCTTGTTATCCAATTGTCAAAGGTGATAAATATAAATTAAGAGAAGAACTAAATATTGAAAAAGATAAAATAGTTTTCTTTACCTTTGGTCGCCAACCTTTAAATGAATATGAAGACTATTTTTGGTTAGTTGAGAAACTAAAAGATAGATATAATATCAAATATTTAATTTTACGGTCTTCAAAAGATAAAGATGAAAGGTTTCCGGAAAGCAAAGTATTAGAAATAAGAAGAGGAGCCCCACCCAATGAAACGATATTTAAATATCTATTAGCAGTTGATATCCATCTCATTCCTAAAAGAAAAGATCAACAAGACATTGTTGTTTCCAGCACGGTCTGCCAAACTTTGGGAACTTTAACACCGATTGTCTTTCCTGATACCCGTTATGTGGAACTTTTGGATAAAGAGGTGGTAAAATATAAAGATAAAAAAGATTTGGAAGAAAAAGTTATAAGATTAATTGAGGATGAGAATTATCGGAAAGAAATAATTTCTGCCCAAGAAAAATATGTAAAAGAAAATTCCGCAGAGATTATTGCCGAAAAGTTTATTCAGTTGTTTAAAAAATTATAG
- the pgsW gene encoding poly-gamma-glutamate system protein — MRKRVGKVGKSIIIIYALLAVILFLILSFTVKEEKSKYYEEKIKAVKKAKEAMEIVKKSRLNYGIPIDIINDPKESGLIFHPYSLLTYERTNLALSQASLSPNFAALFVEVLKDKKLKENDTVILFLDGSFPALNISLLSALEILKIKPIVFLQVASISYGANDPNFTFLEILKILKDNKILDFTCEYASLGGKNDLGEGLSQEAREFIKEKINYYNIKPIIAENESLQISLKRDLLKNRHYKGIIAISYDLSFKEINKKTFFYHFANPLILKEEYEIKEELFRGRLFYEKRYPLFYTALFLIILLVLLYVIIKYDLEYYLTRKKEEVYEEGV, encoded by the coding sequence ATGAGAAAAAGAGTTGGTAAGGTAGGAAAAAGTATTATAATTATTTACGCTCTGTTGGCTGTTATTCTCTTTCTTATCCTCAGTTTCACAGTTAAAGAAGAAAAAAGCAAATATTACGAAGAGAAGATTAAAGCGGTAAAAAAAGCAAAAGAGGCAATGGAAATAGTAAAAAAATCAAGGTTAAACTATGGGATTCCTATCGATATTATCAATGACCCAAAAGAGAGTGGTTTGATTTTCCATCCTTATTCGCTTTTAACTTATGAAAGAACAAATTTAGCATTATCCCAAGCATCCCTTTCGCCAAATTTTGCTGCTCTATTTGTTGAAGTATTAAAAGATAAGAAATTGAAAGAAAATGATACAGTTATTCTTTTTTTAGATGGCAGTTTCCCAGCTTTAAATATCTCCCTATTATCTGCATTAGAAATTTTAAAAATTAAACCAATAGTCTTCTTGCAAGTGGCTTCAATCTCTTATGGTGCTAATGACCCAAATTTCACCTTTTTAGAGATTTTAAAAATACTTAAAGATAATAAAATCCTTGACTTTACTTGTGAATATGCCTCGCTTGGTGGAAAAAACGATTTAGGCGAAGGATTATCTCAAGAAGCAAGAGAATTTATTAAAGAAAAGATTAATTATTATAATATAAAACCAATTATTGCTGAAAATGAATCTCTACAAATTTCCTTAAAAAGAGATTTATTAAAAAACCGCCATTACAAAGGAATTATTGCTATCTCTTATGATTTATCTTTTAAAGAAATAAATAAAAAAACCTTTTTCTATCATTTTGCTAATCCTCTTATTTTAAAGGAAGAATACGAAATTAAAGAAGAATTATTTAGAGGTAGATTATTTTACGAAAAAAGATATCCCCTTTTTTATACAGCATTATTTTTGATTATTTTGCTTGTCTTATTATATGTGATTATCAAATATGATTTAGAATATTATTTAACAAGAAAAAAAGAAGAAGTTTATGAGGAGGGAGTATGA
- the rsmG gene encoding 16S rRNA (guanine(527)-N(7))-methyltransferase RsmG yields MADITWSAFDKIINSFNISLDEEKLDKLVKYHKLLISERQRLNLYSLKDNERLIKYHFVDSVVVTKLLPENKIIADLGSGAGFPGIIIKIFRPDLKVYLIESKHKKAVFLEKVILELGLDDCIVLNKRFEEITNIKFDIVVSRLVAPLKKTLKWIMGLDTLKPDMLILYKKTKVIERELKESEKLIKKAGYQPKDVVKFRYEHIRLVRSLLILEKTEEIL; encoded by the coding sequence ATGGCTGATATAACTTGGAGTGCCTTTGATAAAATTATTAACTCCTTTAATATTTCTTTAGACGAAGAGAAACTTGATAAATTAGTAAAGTATCATAAATTACTTATCAGTGAAAGGCAAAGGTTAAATTTATACTCTTTAAAGGATAACGAGAGATTAATTAAATACCATTTTGTTGATTCAGTAGTTGTTACTAAACTTCTACCCGAAAATAAAATTATTGCTGATTTAGGAAGTGGTGCGGGATTTCCGGGAATAATAATCAAAATCTTTCGGCCTGATTTAAAAGTTTATCTGATTGAGTCAAAACATAAAAAGGCAGTATTTTTAGAGAAAGTAATATTAGAGTTGGGTTTGGATGATTGTATTGTCCTTAATAAAAGGTTTGAAGAGATAACGAATATAAAATTTGATATTGTCGTTTCGAGATTAGTGGCTCCTTTGAAGAAGACTTTAAAATGGATTATGGGTTTAGATACTTTGAAACCCGATATGCTTATTTTGTATAAGAAGACCAAAGTAATCGAAAGAGAATTGAAAGAGAGTGAAAAACTTATTAAGAAAGCGGGTTATCAACCAAAGGATGTGGTAAAATTTCGCTATGAGCATATCCGTTTAGTAAGAAGTCTTTTGATCTTGGAGAAAACTGAAGAGATTCTATAA
- a CDS encoding PD-(D/E)XK nuclease family protein translates to MIQKTSTIKTIQKFNNFITEVKKIINREKEKKEKEFVEFIKKIENSIDNKKNKRYEKFKNFIKEAKETIQKDKANKERDFKIFIEKVNKILQDKEKESEKHFRNFINKVEEYIIKEVENWSDSDKKLFEIYNEKQETNIFEGFDNEGTYRDFLVWLLEPKNSHQLGDKFLKSFIYHIAKEKYNLLNIKLEFEDIEIEKEKLGIDFIIKGKNFYCAVEMKLWGGAGDKQLGKYKEDLGKDLNYEKKEHKFKICLDPKEYKNMEEKKKEIETAGFKLMDWWELSKLLVEIYKEANDDVKSLIRQFIKQMFNFAQERNNFAKREEMLKKKRWFEIYQNKKGG, encoded by the coding sequence ATGATTCAAAAAACCTCGACTATTAAAACTATCCAAAAGTTCAATAATTTTATAACTGAGGTAAAGAAAATTATTAACAGAGAAAAAGAGAAAAAAGAGAAAGAATTTGTTGAGTTTATTAAAAAAATAGAAAACTCTATTGATAATAAAAAAAATAAAAGATATGAAAAATTTAAAAATTTTATAAAAGAGGCAAAAGAAACAATTCAAAAAGATAAAGCCAACAAGGAAAGGGATTTTAAAATTTTTATAGAGAAAGTTAATAAAATACTTCAAGATAAAGAAAAGGAAAGTGAAAAGCATTTTAGAAATTTTATAAACAAAGTAGAAGAATATATTATAAAAGAGGTGGAAAATTGGTCTGATAGTGATAAAAAATTATTTGAAATTTACAATGAAAAGCAGGAAACAAATATCTTTGAGGGTTTTGATAATGAAGGAACTTATCGAGATTTTTTAGTCTGGTTACTTGAACCAAAGAATTCTCATCAATTAGGTGATAAATTCCTAAAGTCTTTTATATATCATATTGCGAAAGAAAAATATAATCTTTTAAATATTAAATTAGAATTTGAAGATATTGAAATAGAAAAAGAGAAGTTGGGAATTGATTTTATAATTAAAGGGAAAAATTTTTATTGTGCAGTAGAAATGAAATTGTGGGGTGGGGCAGGTGACAAACAGTTAGGAAAATATAAAGAAGACTTAGGAAAAGACCTGAACTATGAAAAGAAAGAACATAAATTTAAAATTTGTTTAGACCCAAAGGAATATAAGAATATGGAAGAAAAGAAAAAGGAAATAGAAACTGCTGGTTTTAAACTTATGGATTGGTGGGAACTTAGTAAACTTTTAGTTGAAATCTACAAAGAAGCAAATGATGATGTAAAAAGTTTAATTAGACAATTTATAAAGCAGATGTTTAATTTTGCTCAAGAAAGAAATAATTTTGCTAAAAGAGAAGAGATGTTAAAGAAAAAGAGATGGTTTGAAATTTACCAAAATAAAAAAGGAGGTTAA
- a CDS encoding carbon starvation protein A yields MGFIIFLISVVWFILMYHFYGRFLAKKVFKLDDNNKTPAHILRDDTDYVPSNRWVVWGHNFTSIAGLGPIVGPAIGIIWGWVPALLWIVLGAVFLGGVHDFASLVLSLRNKGLSIGEITTQIIGKRAKYLFMSIIFFELWVVIAIFAMIMGILFEMYPSSVFPIWMEIPIALTLSYMVFKKGKSLELWSWFALMAMYVTVAIGVLIPIKIPSPNAIVIWIVILMIYCYIASTLPVETLLQPRDYINSHELLVAGLLIFAGAVAAFISDPGHLGFVAPAFNFSVKDAPPIWPFLFVTIACGAISGFHSLVVSGTASKQIDKESDAKLVGYGGMIAEGILASLVILAVAAGFGAIGKGLNIGIKEWANHYKDWSSASGLAANIKAFVVGAANMMGYIFGKSKYMMELMMTIMGVFIVSFAGTTIDTATRIQRYIVQEFGQSTRINFLTNKHIATLVAVGSAFGLAMIKPGGKGALILWPLFGTINQLLAGLALVVATLYLVYRKTKPMVAAIPTIFLILMTGWAMINNIQNYFKTHNWVLFIIGLIVFCLMVWLVIEGIIALSKKKVVS; encoded by the coding sequence ATGGGATTTATAATATTTTTAATAAGTGTTGTTTGGTTTATTTTAATGTATCATTTTTACGGAAGATTTTTAGCGAAAAAGGTTTTTAAACTTGACGATAATAACAAAACACCTGCCCATATTTTACGGGATGATACTGATTATGTGCCAAGTAATCGTTGGGTAGTCTGGGGACATAATTTCACTTCTATTGCTGGCTTAGGACCGATTGTTGGACCGGCAATCGGAATAATTTGGGGTTGGGTACCGGCGCTTCTTTGGATAGTTTTGGGAGCAGTCTTTTTAGGCGGTGTCCATGATTTTGCCTCTTTGGTTTTATCTTTAAGAAATAAAGGTCTTTCTATCGGCGAAATAACTACCCAAATTATTGGCAAAAGAGCAAAATATCTTTTTATGTCAATAATCTTCTTTGAGTTATGGGTGGTGATTGCCATCTTCGCAATGATAATGGGAATTCTATTTGAAATGTATCCCAGTTCGGTTTTCCCTATCTGGATGGAAATACCAATTGCTCTTACTTTATCTTATATGGTTTTTAAAAAAGGTAAAAGTTTAGAACTCTGGTCTTGGTTTGCCCTTATGGCAATGTATGTTACGGTAGCGATCGGTGTCTTAATACCTATAAAAATTCCGAGTCCAAATGCGATTGTTATTTGGATTGTAATTTTAATGATTTATTGCTATATCGCCTCTACTTTACCTGTTGAGACATTACTTCAACCAAGGGATTATATCAACTCTCACGAATTGTTGGTTGCTGGTTTATTAATTTTTGCTGGTGCGGTTGCTGCTTTTATTTCTGACCCAGGACATCTTGGTTTTGTTGCGCCCGCTTTTAATTTCTCAGTAAAAGATGCGCCACCAATCTGGCCTTTTCTCTTTGTTACGATTGCTTGCGGAGCAATCTCTGGCTTCCATTCTCTTGTTGTTTCTGGCACAGCATCTAAACAGATTGATAAAGAGAGCGATGCGAAATTAGTCGGCTATGGTGGTATGATTGCTGAAGGAATTCTTGCTTCCCTTGTTATTTTAGCAGTTGCGGCTGGTTTTGGTGCAATAGGAAAAGGACTAAATATCGGAATAAAGGAATGGGCTAATCATTATAAAGATTGGTCTTCGGCAAGTGGTTTAGCAGCAAATATTAAAGCCTTTGTTGTTGGTGCGGCAAATATGATGGGTTACATTTTTGGTAAAAGCAAATATATGATGGAATTGATGATGACAATAATGGGTGTTTTTATTGTCTCTTTTGCTGGTACAACAATTGATACGGCGACAAGAATCCAAAGATATATTGTCCAGGAATTTGGCCAAAGTACCCGCATAAATTTCTTAACCAATAAACATATTGCCACTTTAGTGGCAGTTGGTTCTGCCTTTGGTTTGGCAATGATAAAACCAGGAGGAAAAGGTGCTTTAATCCTCTGGCCGCTTTTTGGTACCATTAATCAATTACTTGCTGGACTGGCATTGGTTGTCGCAACTTTATATTTAGTATATAGAAAAACAAAGCCAATGGTTGCGGCAATTCCCACAATCTTCTTAATCCTTATGACTGGTTGGGCAATGATAAATAATATCCAAAACTATTTTAAAACCCATAATTGGGTGCTTTTTATTATCGGATTAATTGTCTTTTGTCTAATGGTTTGGTTAGTTATTGAAGGAATAATTGCTTTATCAAAAAAGAAGGTAGTCTCTTAA
- a CDS encoding aspartate-semialdehyde dehydrogenase, which produces MRLIILGITGLVGRKICQIIQERKLEFSEILGFASQESAGEKILINNKEIEVKELKEVFNYLGENTYVLSSLEENITKEIIPQIREKAIVIDNSSIFRLCEDVPLCVPEINKEVLKEHKNLIANPNCTTIQLVLVLHPLRRASEFKKVVVSSLQSVSGAGEDALEEYYYEAEFLAIGDQIQKATDSPFPFVIVDNIIPFIGEINEDGYCKEELKIINESRKILSYPNLDITATTIRVPIAHCHSISLYVEFEKEIEKEKIIEELKKENYLKVLEEEIPMPIIARETDLVYIGRIRRIDNNRYWFFIVADNLRRGAATNAVLILEELLKL; this is translated from the coding sequence ATGAGGTTAATTATTTTAGGAATTACTGGATTAGTTGGTAGAAAAATTTGCCAAATTATTCAAGAGAGAAAATTAGAATTTTCGGAAATCCTTGGTTTTGCTTCACAAGAAAGTGCTGGTGAAAAGATACTAATAAATAATAAGGAGATAGAAGTAAAGGAATTGAAAGAGGTTTTTAACTATCTTGGTGAAAATACCTATGTCTTATCCTCCTTAGAAGAGAATATTACGAAAGAGATTATTCCTCAAATAAGAGAGAAGGCAATTGTGATTGATAATTCCAGTATTTTTAGATTGTGTGAAGATGTTCCCTTATGTGTTCCGGAGATTAATAAAGAGGTCTTAAAGGAGCACAAAAATTTGATTGCCAATCCCAATTGTACGACAATCCAATTGGTTTTGGTTTTACATCCTTTAAGAAGGGCAAGCGAATTTAAAAAAGTAGTTGTATCAAGTTTACAATCGGTTTCTGGTGCTGGTGAAGATGCCTTAGAAGAATATTATTATGAAGCAGAGTTTTTGGCAATTGGTGACCAAATCCAAAAAGCAACTGATTCGCCTTTCCCTTTTGTGATTGTTGATAATATAATACCTTTTATTGGTGAAATAAATGAAGATGGTTATTGTAAAGAAGAGTTAAAGATTATTAATGAATCAAGAAAGATTTTATCTTATCCCAATTTGGATATTACTGCTACTACTATCAGAGTACCGATTGCCCATTGCCATTCAATATCTTTATATGTAGAATTTGAGAAGGAGATAGAAAAAGAGAAAATAATTGAAGAATTGAAGAAGGAGAATTATTTGAAAGTATTAGAAGAAGAAATTCCGATGCCAATTATTGCTCGAGAAACTGACTTGGTTTATATTGGAAGAATAAGAAGAATAGATAATAATAGATACTGGTTTTTCATTGTTGCTGATAATTTAAGAAGGGGTGCAGCAACAAATGCGGTTCTAATCTTGGAAGAACTTTTAAAGTTATGA
- the pgsB gene encoding poly-gamma-glutamate synthase PgsB, whose translation MIFLFFLLVIFLFYLFWEYQTHQRNLEKIKIRILVNGTRGKSSTCRLIAGGLLENNKKVACKTTGTKPRLIINNKEFPIIRLGRANIIEEKKIFKRLSQEQPEFSITECMALVPEYQTIYNEKLVQPQITVITNVRNDHLDVMGPTLKDVAINLARTIPRNGVLFIFEDENYLKIFEEKAKERNCKIVYVKKDSINDEMMKGFSYLEHKENVALALAVCEYLGCEKNKALLGMKRINPDPGVLRVFEIKIDDNYAYFVNTMAANDPDSIFYLWNKFNSINYDYKIVLMNCRADRIERSEQLGDLINSKFIADYYVATGFLTKPFIRKLKKENILDLEKKAPKEVFTQISEIIKSKGKNKKWLIFATGNIVGYGEGLVKEFQKYGKEIDYNLW comes from the coding sequence ATGATTTTTTTATTTTTTCTACTGGTTATTTTCCTTTTCTATCTTTTTTGGGAATATCAGACTCACCAAAGAAACTTAGAAAAAATAAAAATAAGAATTTTAGTTAATGGTACAAGAGGAAAATCTTCAACTTGCCGATTAATTGCTGGTGGTCTTTTAGAAAATAATAAAAAAGTTGCCTGTAAAACCACTGGTACGAAACCAAGATTGATAATTAATAATAAAGAATTTCCTATTATTAGATTAGGAAGAGCAAATATTATTGAAGAGAAAAAGATTTTTAAAAGGTTATCTCAGGAACAACCAGAATTTAGCATTACCGAATGTATGGCATTAGTTCCGGAATATCAAACAATTTATAATGAGAAACTTGTTCAACCCCAGATTACGGTTATTACTAATGTAAGAAATGACCATTTGGATGTTATGGGACCTACTTTAAAAGATGTGGCAATAAATTTAGCAAGAACAATCCCAAGAAATGGAGTATTATTTATCTTTGAGGATGAAAATTATTTAAAGATATTTGAAGAGAAAGCGAAAGAAAGGAATTGTAAAATAGTTTATGTAAAAAAAGATAGTATAAATGATGAGATGATGAAAGGTTTTTCTTATTTAGAACATAAAGAAAATGTCGCCTTAGCATTAGCAGTATGTGAATATTTAGGTTGTGAGAAAAATAAAGCCCTTTTGGGAATGAAAAGGATTAATCCCGACCCAGGGGTTTTAAGGGTGTTTGAGATAAAGATTGATGATAATTATGCTTATTTTGTTAACACTATGGCGGCAAATGATCCAGATTCAATTTTTTATCTTTGGAATAAATTTAATAGTATAAATTACGATTACAAAATTGTTTTAATGAACTGTCGAGCAGATCGGATTGAAAGGTCAGAACAATTGGGTGATTTAATTAATAGTAAATTTATTGCTGATTATTATGTGGCAACTGGTTTTTTAACTAAACCATTTATTAGAAAACTAAAAAAAGAAAATATATTAGATTTAGAAAAAAAAGCACCCAAAGAAGTTTTTACTCAAATCTCAGAGATTATAAAAAGTAAAGGTAAAAACAAAAAATGGTTAATTTTTGCTACCGGTAATATTGTTGGTTACGGCGAAGGATTGGTTAAAGAATTTCAAAAATACGGTAAAGAAATTGATTATAATTTATGGTAA